The Candidatus Methylacidiphilales bacterium genome segment CGTGGCCGAGTCGGCGCTTCGCAAGGAAGCGGAGGAAAAAGACAAAGCCTCCATGCAAAGGATCCGCGACGAATTGAAAAAAGAGTTTCAGTGAAGCTCCCCAACCCTTTGATCTCAAAGGCAGATTAAGTTAGTGCCGTTGGCGCCTAACCTCTTTTGCGCGCTCTCTTGCTCGCCTTTTGTTCCTCAGGGCTGATCCTGAGAAGATTCACTACAACATAGCGGGCTTTGAGCAGGAGGAACAGCCCCAACACAAGATACAGAAGTCCATAGGGCGTCATCGTGGCCAGCACATCCCCGACCAAATGGCGAGAGACCTGACTCGGCTCTTCAAGCGCCATGGCGCGGAATATGCCGGAAATGCCGGAGACAACACCCACGATCCCGGAAAGGATGTTCGACAGGCCGAGAAGTTTTACGAGAACGGTTGCCAACGTGTATGGTTTCATATTGTTTTTGTACGTCAAACAATGATTTGCCCATCGATGATGTCACCGTAATTGCGAATGTTTAAGTCACTGATCTTTCTCTTCTCGATTAGTGAGGTCATGTTTTTTGCCGAACAGTATTGTTTAACGACGTGTTGTATAACTTCCTGCAAAGGCAACTCGATTGTGAACAACCTGCCCTTAGCGCTGCATGAAAACAGTTTGCCCGCTCGCATCATCGAAACAAGAGCAAATTCGGTGAGAACACCCTCCGAAGCGAATGATAAAAACATCCGCTGCGCAAGATGCGCAGCGGTGCGGGCAGGATGCCCGCGCTCCCGTTAAATGCCAAAGCATGATCCGCGCCTTCAGCGCTCGGGTTTTACTTCTGGATCCTGACTTCTGAATTCAAAATTCATCATTTCCTCCCCGCCCTCCGCGATCTTCCTGTAAAAATGCTTTTTTCGCAGAAGCTTGCAGCTTCCAACAGAACAAGGCATAAGGGGTGCGTGTTGAACGACGAACCCAAGCCCTTTTTCGAGCATCTGGAGGATTTTCGAACCATGCTGCTGCGCTGCATCACCGTGCTGCTTGTCACGACCGGTTTATCGCTGCTTTTCGTCCGTCAAATCCTGGAATTTCTCCAGCATCCCCTGGTCATCGCCGCCGCCAAGCAGGGCGGCGACATCAAGCAATTCCTGTTCGCCTTCGGCGTGATGGACTCGCTTTCCATCATCCTGAAAACAGCCCTCATGTCGGGACTGATCTTGGCGCTGCCGTTTTTATTTTATTTCATCGGGCTGTTCATCCTGCCGGCCCTCAACTTGAAGGAACGCCGCCTGCTGCTTCCGGCGTTTGCAGCCGGAGGAATCCTTTTCCTTTCCGGGACCGCCTTTTGTTACTTCCTCATCCTCCCCCAGGCCCTCACCTACATGATCAACCTCGGCAACTGGATCAATGTCCGTTCCAATTGGCCGCTGGATCAATACCTCAGCTTTGTCATGCAATTTCTGGCCTGTGTCGGACTGTCGTTTGAGTTGCCGCTGGTCATCATCATCCTGGCCAAGCTAAACATCGTCAACAAACCGCTCCTGTGCCGCTACCGCAAGCATGCATTTGTCCTCTTCCTGATCTTCGCCATGGTGATCACGCCGTCGCCCGACCCCTTCAGCATGCTGGCCCTGGCGGGGCCGATGTATGTCCTGTACGAAATCAGCATCTTTTTCACCGGGTGGATCGACCGCGACCGTCAGCGGCGCCAGGAAGAGGAATCCCTGAGTTAAAAAATGAATGGGACGGCACAGCGGCCGTCCCTCCAGTTCCAGCGTAACCATCAATGCTCAGTAGCTAAAATTTTGCGTCTTGGCGTCTTTGCGTGAGAAATGTTAGTGATCCATCAGGAATCCCACTCAACGAACTCAACCACGGTCCCGGTTTGCAGCGTCCAGATGTTCTGATACTCCGGATGAGGCGTGATTTTTTCGGGATTGAGCACAATGCCCTCGGCCACGACCCGGCCATTTTGAATTTCAAACGGCAAAAGCTCCCCGTTGATGCGGATACGGTACCGTGTTGGGTCCAAATAATTGATATACTTCTTCACCTTCCCCTTGCGGATGCCGCCAAGCAGCCCCAGCAGGATAAAGAACAGCGGGGTTGCCAAAACCATGAAGGCCAGGCCATAGATCCAGATATCCTGCCACGGCAACGCCCGGTGCAGGGGCCGACTCAACGACTCGTTGA includes the following:
- the tatC gene encoding twin-arginine translocase subunit TatC, yielding MLNDEPKPFFEHLEDFRTMLLRCITVLLVTTGLSLLFVRQILEFLQHPLVIAAAKQGGDIKQFLFAFGVMDSLSIILKTALMSGLILALPFLFYFIGLFILPALNLKERRLLLPAFAAGGILFLSGTAFCYFLILPQALTYMINLGNWINVRSNWPLDQYLSFVMQFLACVGLSFELPLVIIILAKLNIVNKPLLCRYRKHAFVLFLIFAMVITPSPDPFSMLALAGPMYVLYEISIFFTGWIDRDRQRRQEEESLS